From a region of the Aeoliella mucimassa genome:
- the purD gene encoding phosphoribosylamine--glycine ligase — protein sequence MLKMNVLIVGNGGREHALAWKIAQSPRAERVFVAPGNAGTAVDAENVDLSATDTAGIVKFAKENNVGLTVVGPEAPLVAGLVDALQAAGLRAFGPSKAAAELEGSKVFCKNLLRNADVPSADYRVFRDAESAQHYLTEREDTPVVVKADGLAAGKGVIVCSNREEALEAVERIAEQKEFGDAGNQLVIEERLVGQEASVLAITDGRTILTLPAAQDHKPAYDGDRGPNTGGMGAYCPTPLVTDKLLASVESDVLVPTVHQMKRNRRPFRGVLYAGLMLTKGGPKVLEYNVRFGDPECQPLLMRLKTDLLEVLDAAVDQRLDEIGELEWDPRPAVCVVMASEGYPGSYEKGHPIRGLEEAAALPDVKVFHAGTSLIDGQVVNVGGRVLGVTAMGESVAKAKLAAYQAVKCIRWQGAWCRKDISDKALGIDS from the coding sequence ATGCTCAAGATGAATGTATTGATTGTTGGTAACGGAGGCCGCGAGCACGCGCTGGCTTGGAAGATCGCCCAAAGCCCCCGCGCGGAACGGGTGTTTGTGGCTCCGGGCAACGCCGGGACGGCCGTGGATGCCGAGAACGTGGATCTGTCGGCCACCGACACCGCAGGCATCGTGAAGTTTGCCAAAGAGAACAACGTGGGCCTTACCGTGGTGGGCCCCGAGGCCCCGCTGGTCGCCGGGTTGGTCGATGCGTTGCAAGCGGCCGGCCTGCGGGCGTTTGGCCCCTCCAAGGCGGCTGCCGAGTTGGAAGGGAGCAAGGTGTTCTGCAAGAACCTGCTCCGCAACGCCGACGTGCCGAGCGCCGACTACCGGGTGTTCCGCGATGCCGAGAGCGCCCAGCACTACCTGACCGAGCGGGAAGATACCCCGGTGGTAGTGAAGGCCGACGGTCTGGCGGCCGGCAAAGGAGTGATCGTCTGCAGCAATCGCGAGGAGGCCCTCGAAGCGGTCGAGCGGATCGCCGAGCAGAAAGAGTTTGGCGATGCCGGCAACCAACTGGTGATCGAAGAGCGGCTGGTGGGTCAGGAAGCGAGCGTGCTGGCGATTACCGATGGCCGCACCATTCTCACGTTGCCAGCCGCGCAGGATCACAAGCCCGCCTACGATGGCGACCGCGGTCCCAACACCGGCGGCATGGGCGCGTACTGCCCCACTCCGCTGGTGACCGACAAACTACTGGCCAGCGTCGAGTCGGACGTGTTGGTGCCAACCGTGCATCAAATGAAGCGCAACCGCCGACCATTCCGCGGTGTTTTGTATGCGGGCTTGATGCTCACCAAGGGTGGCCCCAAGGTGCTGGAGTACAACGTGCGATTCGGTGATCCCGAATGCCAACCGCTGCTGATGCGATTGAAAACCGACTTGCTCGAAGTGCTCGACGCCGCGGTCGACCAACGACTCGACGAGATTGGCGAGCTCGAGTGGGATCCCCGCCCCGCGGTGTGCGTGGTGATGGCCAGTGAAGGCTACCCCGGCAGCTACGAAAAGGGGCACCCGATTCGTGGTCTCGAAGAAGCGGCCGCGCTGCCCGACGTGAAAGTGTTCCACGCAGGCACCTCGCTGATCGACGGCCAAGTGGTAAACGTCGGCGGCCGCGTGCTCGGCGTCACCGCAATGGGCGAATCGGTTGCCAAGGCGAAGCTGGCTGCCTATCAAGCGGTAAAGTGCATTCGTTGGCAAGGAGCCTGGTGTCGCAAAGACATCTCGGACAAGGCCCTCGGCATCGATTCCTAA
- a CDS encoding DNA adenine methylase: MEQKLAKVPCRQLELWTDTERVECRKYLSSQLITYIGNKRSLLNQIKIAVEHVKNLFGRDGLRTADIFSGSGVVSRLLKGYSSYLVSNDLEDYAAIIARCYLANRSEVNLTRLGELVADLNARVDNVEMPEGFIRELYSPRDEKHIKASDRVFYTIQNARRLDNYRRLIAETPKRYHDFLLAPLLSEASVHANTAGVFKGFYKNRNTKIGQFGGSGADALQRILGEIKLEVPVLSQHECRFDVYSSDANDVVRQVRDLDLAYFDPPYNQHPYGSNYFMLNLIASYKRPDEISQVSGIPVDWNRSDYNVRARAFERMADLVENTDAKFLLISFNDEGFISPSEMRGLLADFGTVKEYEHQYNAFRGSRSFKNRPIHVTEHLFLVEKR, translated from the coding sequence ATGGAGCAGAAACTGGCTAAGGTGCCGTGTCGACAACTAGAGTTGTGGACCGACACGGAACGTGTGGAGTGCCGTAAATACTTGTCGAGTCAACTGATAACGTATATCGGAAACAAGCGATCTCTGCTCAATCAAATTAAGATCGCGGTAGAGCATGTCAAGAATCTATTCGGAAGAGATGGTCTTCGTACCGCGGATATCTTCAGCGGTTCAGGAGTCGTCTCAAGATTGCTGAAGGGATATAGTTCCTACTTAGTCAGCAATGATCTGGAAGACTATGCTGCCATCATTGCAAGATGCTACCTAGCCAATCGCAGTGAAGTGAATCTAACTCGGCTGGGTGAACTGGTAGCGGACCTTAACGCTAGAGTTGACAATGTAGAAATGCCGGAAGGGTTTATTCGAGAACTCTATTCGCCACGTGATGAGAAGCACATCAAGGCTAGTGACCGTGTATTCTATACGATCCAGAATGCTAGACGTCTAGACAATTATCGAAGGCTAATTGCTGAAACGCCAAAGCGTTACCACGATTTTTTGCTTGCCCCGTTGTTAAGCGAAGCATCTGTACATGCTAATACTGCAGGAGTATTTAAGGGGTTCTATAAGAATCGGAATACGAAGATTGGGCAGTTTGGTGGCAGCGGAGCCGATGCACTGCAGAGAATTCTTGGGGAGATCAAACTTGAGGTTCCCGTCTTGAGTCAGCACGAATGTCGCTTTGACGTATATAGCAGTGATGCTAATGATGTCGTAAGACAAGTTCGTGATCTAGATCTTGCATACTTTGACCCACCCTACAACCAACATCCATACGGCTCAAACTATTTCATGTTAAACTTGATTGCTAGTTACAAGCGGCCTGATGAGATAAGTCAAGTATCTGGGATTCCCGTTGACTGGAACCGCTCGGACTACAATGTACGTGCCAGAGCATTCGAGCGGATGGCTGATTTAGTTGAAAATACTGATGCGAAGTTTTTGCTTATTTCATTCAATGATGAAGGTTTTATTTCTCCGAGTGAAATGCGTGGTTTGCTAGCCGATTTTGGCACGGTTAAAGAGTATGAACATCAATACAACGCCTTTCGAGGTAGCCGTAGTTTCAAGAATCGTCCAATTCATGTTACAGAACATTTGTTTTTGGTGGAGAAGAGGTAG
- a CDS encoding EcoRI family type II restriction endonuclease has protein sequence MARKHQLREQRAGTVINVTSKKQESEIIQALSGVVDYLANKYGSRINLIHAKQWLLKDIVAELRHTYPEVSFHYHFDNSSIRPDGGVLFIQGADTDELTYPILISEVKNQGTNDLRVKEGLPKQAKGNAIERLGKNLIGLRTALIRESIFPFVCFGYGCDFAANSSIRDRVSTMAMFGELNKTHLHVEESGRFNRGSFYFREARWSVGEMQEVMKDIAERSVLYYFSKYREEHFQVD, from the coding sequence ATGGCTCGCAAGCATCAGTTGAGAGAACAGCGAGCAGGCACAGTCATTAATGTGACCTCGAAGAAGCAAGAGTCTGAGATTATTCAGGCACTATCTGGTGTAGTAGACTATTTAGCGAATAAATATGGCAGCAGGATAAACCTGATTCATGCGAAGCAGTGGTTGCTGAAAGACATTGTAGCTGAGTTGCGACACACTTACCCCGAGGTTAGCTTTCACTACCATTTTGACAATAGTTCGATTCGACCTGATGGGGGAGTTCTATTCATACAGGGCGCGGACACGGACGAATTGACTTATCCAATACTGATATCCGAAGTCAAAAACCAAGGCACAAACGATCTTCGTGTTAAGGAAGGCCTTCCAAAGCAAGCCAAAGGTAATGCAATCGAGAGGCTTGGAAAGAATCTTATCGGATTGCGAACTGCCCTCATTCGGGAGAGTATTTTCCCATTCGTTTGTTTCGGGTACGGCTGTGATTTTGCCGCAAACTCTTCTATCCGAGATCGTGTATCCACAATGGCAATGTTTGGAGAGTTGAACAAGACACATTTACATGTTGAAGAGAGTGGTCGCTTTAATCGAGGGAGCTTCTACTTTCGGGAAGCTCGGTGGTCCGTGGGAGAGATGCAGGAGGTTATGAAAGACATCGCTGAAAGGTCGGTGCTCTACTACTTCTCGAAATATCGTGAGGAACACTTTCAAGTGGACTAA
- a CDS encoding DUF4261 domain-containing protein, translating into MSIQTTELLYRQPPELDFRAIRERAEQLTGSTVELPESDASQAVIFLHPEHLQEYADNKMAAPQTAILRADKVTDPAKYVDELQQSWLCREANELIAGTNHGLLVSEMLSRTLTPPVRARLFHGVLQAVIEHSDPAAVVCKNSQQIIPPRLYLDGSEVSLIERPSVLNVRFYNVSNSPGTMLMDTRGMQEIGLVDLQCHFRDLDPQQVASKLFSTALYLFKDGNTIEAGDTLEGIEPGTKWTCRYEDSLWAPERPVLDLNPGDPFAAGNRS; encoded by the coding sequence ATGTCGATTCAAACGACGGAACTCTTGTATCGCCAGCCGCCGGAGCTCGACTTCCGGGCCATTCGCGAGCGGGCGGAGCAGCTGACTGGTAGCACCGTTGAGCTTCCGGAGAGCGACGCTTCGCAGGCGGTCATCTTTCTGCACCCGGAGCACCTTCAGGAATACGCGGATAACAAGATGGCGGCTCCGCAGACCGCGATCCTGCGCGCTGACAAGGTGACCGATCCGGCGAAGTACGTCGACGAGTTGCAGCAGTCGTGGCTCTGCCGCGAGGCCAACGAGTTGATCGCAGGCACCAACCATGGCCTGCTGGTGAGCGAGATGTTGTCGCGGACCCTCACGCCGCCGGTGCGGGCGCGGCTGTTTCATGGGGTGCTGCAGGCGGTCATCGAGCATAGCGATCCCGCAGCGGTGGTCTGCAAGAACAGCCAGCAGATCATCCCCCCTCGGCTTTACCTGGATGGGTCAGAAGTGTCGCTGATCGAACGCCCCAGCGTGCTGAACGTACGGTTCTACAATGTCTCGAACTCACCCGGCACCATGTTGATGGACACCCGCGGGATGCAGGAGATTGGGCTGGTCGACTTGCAGTGCCATTTTCGCGATCTCGATCCACAGCAGGTGGCCTCGAAGCTCTTCAGCACCGCCCTCTACCTGTTTAAGGATGGCAACACGATCGAAGCGGGCGACACGCTCGAAGGCATCGAGCCTGGCACCAAGTGGACCTGTCGCTACGAGGACTCTCTGTGGGCGCCCGAGCGGCCGGTGCTCGATCTGAATCCAGGCGATCCGTTTGCGGCCGGCAACCGCTCGTAG
- a CDS encoding metal-dependent hydrolase: protein MKVTWYGHNCWMLEIAGQRVLVDPFLGDSPTAPVKPEEVEANCLLVSHGHFDHIADAVSIAKRTGATVLTNFEIGNWLVAQGVPQDHVVGMNHGGGYNLPFGRVEYTIAHHSSSLPDGSYGGNPGGFLIQAEEKRVYLACDTTTFLEMKLLGTGGLDLAIVPIGDLFTMGPEASLEAIKLLGPKRVLPCHYNTFPPIEQDAEAWAQSVRYHTNSEPLVVEPGESVEI from the coding sequence ATGAAAGTTACTTGGTACGGTCACAATTGTTGGATGCTCGAAATCGCTGGTCAGCGGGTGCTGGTCGACCCGTTTCTCGGCGACTCGCCGACCGCACCGGTGAAGCCCGAGGAAGTCGAGGCCAACTGCCTGCTCGTTTCGCATGGCCATTTCGATCATATTGCCGACGCGGTGAGCATCGCCAAGCGGACCGGCGCCACGGTGCTGACAAACTTCGAAATCGGCAACTGGCTGGTCGCCCAGGGAGTTCCGCAAGATCACGTGGTCGGCATGAACCACGGCGGCGGCTACAACCTGCCGTTTGGGCGGGTGGAGTACACGATTGCCCACCACAGTTCGAGCCTGCCCGACGGTTCGTACGGCGGCAATCCTGGTGGCTTCTTGATTCAGGCCGAGGAGAAACGAGTTTACCTGGCGTGCGACACTACGACGTTCCTCGAAATGAAACTGCTCGGCACCGGCGGGCTCGACCTGGCGATCGTGCCGATTGGCGACCTGTTCACCATGGGGCCCGAAGCGAGCCTCGAAGCGATCAAGCTGCTCGGTCCCAAGCGGGTGCTGCCGTGTCACTACAACACGTTCCCCCCGATCGAGCAGGACGCCGAAGCCTGGGCGCAGAGCGTTCGCTACCATACCAACTCGGAACCGCTCGTCGTCGAGCCGGGTGAATCGGTCGAGATCTAA